The following are from one region of the Candidatus Parvarchaeota archaeon genome:
- a CDS encoding RNA methyltransferase, with product MGGNKTIKVGLLKNIRVVLVCPEYDINVGSVCRCLANFGISSLYIVKPSCPLGFEAKKFAKHALPILAGAKICQSIEEACRGCSHIVGTTGVARRHKKTIRHITGLCEFAGKDFKGRVAILFGREGIGLTQQEIDMCSLLVKIETHHSYPIMNLSHAVAVVLYALSIKSMQKIKSPKHYHTPSATKKNLPSKAQLVSLVGFFSQITDSYSKSLRNPHKIKMAFKSMVASSGISKLEADSMLGIFRKAAKEITGNKLKNE from the coding sequence ATTGGAGGCAACAAAACCATAAAGGTGGGTCTGTTGAAAAACATACGCGTCGTTCTTGTCTGTCCGGAATATGATATAAATGTCGGTTCTGTGTGCCGCTGCCTTGCCAACTTTGGCATCAGCAGCCTCTACATAGTCAAGCCTTCCTGCCCCCTTGGCTTTGAAGCCAAAAAATTTGCGAAGCACGCGTTGCCAATCTTAGCTGGCGCAAAAATTTGCCAGAGCATAGAAGAGGCGTGCAGGGGGTGCAGCCACATAGTTGGCACAACAGGCGTGGCAAGGCGGCATAAAAAAACAATAAGGCACATAACAGGCCTTTGCGAATTTGCAGGCAAGGACTTCAAGGGTAGAGTCGCAATCCTGTTTGGCAGGGAGGGCATAGGCCTGACACAGCAGGAGATTGACATGTGCAGCCTGCTTGTGAAAATTGAAACACACCACAGCTACCCGATAATGAACCTTTCCCATGCAGTTGCCGTTGTCCTCTATGCGCTTTCAATAAAATCAATGCAGAAAATCAAATCTCCAAAACACTACCACACTCCAAGTGCAACCAAGAAAAACCTGCCAAGCAAGGCACAACTTGTTAGCCTTGTCGGGTTCTTTTCACAGATAACCGACTCATATTCCAAAAGCCTCAGAAACCCGCACAAGATAAAAATGGCTTTCAAGTCAATGGTCGCAAGCTCAGGCATCTCAAAGCTTGAGGCAGATTCCATGCTTGGGATATTCAGGAAAGCCGCAAAAGAAATAACAGGAAATAAACTAAAAAACGAATAG